In Serinus canaria isolate serCan28SL12 chromosome 5, serCan2020, whole genome shotgun sequence, the following proteins share a genomic window:
- the KNL1 gene encoding kinetochore scaffold 1 isoform X2 translates to MDKIYTDPNMEVDNTEHIRRKRLSSILKAPRNPLDDLGNGNEMTEDIHAERRRRSSRRVSFASTINCRVFQRDLKNSASETENTGCLADEKDDTLTNQNEDPEPVPCEITGMNTLLHAPIQALGQQTECHDVDHTAPRTDRQDTTLVFSEENEMEMTASHTAMISRNLSTHQPDRTEKIDFTSFLAKLNSSQGKAETSKELSLLSDSTNHPGPSLEQREEATPVKKIDFNEFLLRLKSNNAAEGPDKDNVCCVPSQGSGDVTRLSGEFGYSHEPLDTCNVTRVFRGREGGMEMTKCEAADVKIPFPGVSEVPAEQWECGDVTQAFADEGMDVTTSHTAKVSFALATVGNQRLNFQKDFPPTELDNSVFRRASNHSLNVQQDPQLCADRKAASAEGRGDPPVLRAGKQEAGVLSAIQGSVSSETIFRGDRTIVFSKCDDMEMTENYTDIIYEASTTEQSSSCHKTSEKPMGTNPLLTGSRFLACGDIPKDLAPGDKPAARPYKNSALELPSASGGHLENVSQACGPAVASTGFGSYTQFVAGGVLKSRFDPSANPQLVFSGEKTVIFGGEDMDLAKTFVKDGGENADNEHPTAVFTSVTCQPHFLGNRSTSSNVTEQEEMEITRCHTVFFDGQSTGITAETKQMPCKIIPRKNQNKNVTEGDISAYSVDMDKENVEVRNIGRNIKRSQAMERNAQDLQMIMFDKKLGKNNFQASGLSSCAKSMCLPQEQNRGVPKNVVTNTGASLSLQSQEAVSQPLEKNPPSPSDFCTNDTTGVFLADQSMDITKAHPAAFEIAPINTEQVSNNYNQNTALSRQLHNQPFPLSSRHGVDIVSQTAPVECGDLKMNTNKQVVAALAPSASFTFSNNLAPFGMRGNEQSGTVTGINAEGQNSERQEKPQPVRAVSKILPTQGDSDRHFSMGETGSSREDLKIPPSSQGLLQRGAEEEVWARTSEAPKESSQLSFFGEKSVVFPHGENMDITGRCVVMVPDFSVSIDLSQNKAAPGGFGQDGNEAMSLEKGVTTTTPAERGGQEAARGRTVSFALAEDMEITTTHTAWHRQPIPAIPADKTIVFAHDQEDMDITASHTVAVSKNICGFEAQQGPHTSTQQPPQLVHGGLGSCRGEMDSSQNATKPEDKPSIPSSALSDSAFPSEKGASQVPSGTTPHSIYSVSLQESTMDVGGPQDHDLPTDNSVPVSREQDLTPPEKLQSKGASFEFPSKSPVDHREESGSLGSCVAFPMQGSDPWKGHPDAPGTQRSQLVEEDSSQPGDSDLCLAGANLIPAANKESKKNEELSAEGEASPKDFQISSEQTRQPLVSDSSGDQTQATLPPAASSIIGVCSKLMGLTRKSVSVSKTASSDQLPSSSAQPEDTLTLGKNTVSEANNFFEPKKQENTGLESGADPIGMVPKDKYPGINIPLGIFQPKLPNKRNRVSSAQDINTKSDRIEAPVPANSSETPGNKPSRQNFSPFQFIAEEFLPVCLEEMDSNESVSSELMENAWDDKNKKQTPHSEKDAFEETKTCNMKRALGQTEEDPQSPKKAKRDQHVDAGASQDLKVTLDVVPQDQAEAEKAAEPSNLSAKSPGCPHASTSSCLDSVKADIESTIQRSSQVESQLLTDSICEENLWEKFQSGAITVGEFFTLLQVHVVIQKPRHSQLPASCAVSAPPTAEDLIYSQYIHRPKLRIYEEDCQDLSQKIVELKPHVTVLDQPLVNVIRSLWEVMRTCTDEELSKFGAELNKMKSCFTKEAKILSHNEKETLYRKLLQSAEEQYRKLQSRIKKVDEWMKEAESSVVALESDSFWDEKEADCSAGTAGGQNVQEELQSITAQEEELLRELSQMDAEDERDLAEMEKLKSTERACLEILKKYDFTEWELMEWSEQQAVFNFLYDSVTLTVVFGPPIDDEFFAAHPSRSIMSLDFESFLDEEQAPPSSCLVQKLIFQFIESQGCWQKKCPKLCYLPQALFDISLVVNRCKILGEELEFLQRWGAKFQLLETDIKDTEVKLLFSSSVAFAKFELTLALSHDYPSAVLPFRVQTHIGDIGEKEVAAVLSRVPAGHHYLQRAVTSIHQNLLQGPR, encoded by the exons ATGGACAAGATTTACACAGACCCTAACATGGAAGT GGATAACACAGAGCACATCAGAAGGAAGCGTCTGTCCTCC attttaaagGCTCCACGAAATCCTCTGGATGatctgggaaatgggaatgaaaTGACAGAG GACATCCACGCAGAGAGACGCAGGAGGAGCTCGCGCAGGGTCAGCTTCGCCAGCACCATCAA CTGCAGAGTCTTCCAGCGAGATCTTAAGAACAGCGcatcagagacagaaaatacag gGTGTTTAGCAGATGAGAAGGATGATACCTTGACTAATCA GAATGAGGACCCTGAGCCTGTTCCATGTGAGATCACTG GGATGAACACTCTGCTTCATGCCCCCATCCAGGCCTTGGGGCAGCAGACTGAG tgtCATGACGTGGACCACACCGCTCCAAGGACAGACAGGCAGGACACCACCCTCGTGTTCTCAGAGGAGAACGAGATGGAGATGACAGCCAGTCACACAGCCATGATCTCACGGAACCTCAGCACCCACCAGCCCGACAGAACTGAGAAAATAGACTTCACCTCCTTCCTGGCTAAGTTAAACTCCAGCCAGGGGAAGGCAGAAACCAGCAAGGAATTGAGTTTGCTCTCTGACTCCACAAACCATCCGGGCCCGTCTTTGGAACAGAGGGAAGAAGCCACTCCTgtgaaaaaaatagatttcaaTGAATTTCTGCTGAGACTGAAGTCAAACAATGCTGCTGAGGGACCTGACAAGGACAATGTTtgctgtgtcccttcccaagGCTCGGGAGACGTGACACGACTGTCTGGGGAATTTGGCTATTCCCATGAGCCGCTGGACACCTGCAACGTGACAAGAGTGTTTCGAGGCCGAGAAGGTGGGATGGAGATGACAAAATGTGAGGCAGCTGATGttaaaattccatttcctgGTGTCAGTGAggttccagcagagcagtgggagtGTGGGGATGTTACCCAGGCGTTTGCAGACGAGGGCATGGACGTGACAACCAGTCACACTGCAAAAGTGTCCTTTGCCCTCGCCACTGTCGGGAACCAAAGGCTCAACTTCCAAAAGGATTTCCCACCCACAGAGTTGGATAATTCTGTGTTCAGGAGAGCATCTAATCACAGCTTAAATGTTCAGCAGGACCCTCAGCTTTGTgcagacagaaaagcagcaagtgCTGAAGGCAGAGGAGACCCCCCAGTGCTGCgagctgggaagcaggaggctGGGGTGTTGTCTGCCATCCAGGGATCTGTTTCGTCTGAGACCATCTTCCGAGGGGACAGAACCATTGTGTTTTCCAAGTGTGATGACATGGAAATGACTGAGAATTACACAGACATCATCTATGAGGCCAGCACCACAGAACAGAGCAGTTCATGCCATAAAACCTCTGAAAAGCCAATGGGTACCAACCCTCTGCTGACAGGGAGCAGATTCCTGGCATGTGGAGACATTCCAAAGGATTTGGCACCTGGAGATAAACCTGCTGCTAGGCCCTATAAAAACAGTGCACTTGAACTGCCTTCAGCCTCAGGTGGACACCTGGAAAATGTGTCTCAAGCTTGTGGTCCTGCTGTAGCCAGCACTGGGTTTGGCTCATATACACAGTTTGTGGCTGGTGGTGTTCTGAAGAGCAGGTTTGATCCCTCTGCAAACCCCCAGCTTGTTTTTTCAGGTGAGAAGACAGTAATATTTGGAGGAGAAGACATGGACTTGGCTAAAACCTTTGTAAAGGATGGTGGAGAGAATGCTGATAATGAACATCCCACTGCAGTGTTCACCTCTGTCACGTGCCAACCTCATTTCCTGGGCAACAGATCCACATCTTCCAATGTAACTGagcaggaagaaatggaaataacaaGATGCCACACTGTTTTCTTTGATGGTCAGAGCACTGGGATAACAGCAGAGACAAAACAAATGCCCTGTAAAATCATTCCAAGAAAGAACCAGAACAAAAATGTCACTGAGGGTGACATATCTGCATATTCTGTAGATATGGACAAGGAAAATGTTGAAGTGAGGAATATTGGTAGGAATATTAAAAGGAGCCAGGCTATGGAGAGGAATGCTCAAGATCTTCAGATGATAATGTTTGATAAGAAGCTTGGAAAAAACAACTTCCAGGCAAGTGGTCTGAGTTCCTGTGCCAAGAGCATGTGTCTGCCACaagagcaaaacagaggagTCCCCAAGAATGTTGTCACTAACACTGGTGCATCCCTGTCTTTGCAAAGCCAAGAAGCTGTATCACAgcctctggaaaaaaaccctccaagcCCGTCAGATTTCTGCACAAATGACACAACAGGTGTGTTTTTGGCTGATCAAAGCATGGACATAACCAAAGCTCATCCTGCTGCCTTTGAGATTGCTCCTATTAACACAGAGCAAGTGTCCAATAATTATAATCAAAACACTGCACTATCCAGGCAGCTGCACAACCAGCCCTTCCCACTTTCCAGTCGTCATGGTGTGGATATCGTGAGTCAAACTGCACCAGTGGAATGTGGGGACTTGAAAATGAACACCAACAAGCAAGTTGTTGCTGCTTTGGCTCCAAGTGCTTCATTTACTTTTAGTAACAATCTTGCTCCCTTTGGAATGAGAGGAAATGAACAGTCTGGGACAGTAACAGGAATAAATGCAGAAGGCCAAAACTCAGAGAGGCAAGAGAAACCCCAGCCTGTGAGGGCAGTAAGCAAAATATTGCCAACCCAAGGAGACTCTGACAGACATTTTTCCATGGGTGAAACAGGTTCTTCAAGAGAGGATTTAAAAATTCCTCCCTCATCTCaagggctgctccagaggggtGCAGAAGAAGAGGTGTGGGCCAGGACATCTGAGGCACCTAAGGAAAGTTCCCAGTTGtctttctttggagaaaagtcTGTTGTGTTTCCCCACGGTGAAAACATGGACATAACTGGCAGGTGTGTGGTGATGGTTCCGGATTTCAGCGTCAGCATTGATTTGTCACAGAAcaaagcagcacctggaggCTTTGGTCAAGATGGAAATGAAGCAATGTCCTTGGAAAAAGGGGTCACCACGACAACGCCGGCGGAGCGGGGTGGGCAGGAGGCTGCACGTGGCAGAACCGTCAGTTTTGCTCTGGCTGAGGACATGGAGATCACCACAACTCACACAGCGTGGCACAgacagcccatcccagccatTCCTGCTGACAAAACCATTGTGTTTGCCCACGACCAGGAGGACATGGACATCACTGCATCCCACACTGTTGCTGTCAGTAAGAACATCTGTGGGTTTGAGGCCCAGCAGGGGCCCCACACAAGCAcccagcagcccccacagcTCGTGCACGGTGGGCTGGGGTCCTGCAGAGGTGAAATGGATTCCTCACAAAATGCCACAAAACCTGAGGATAAGCCCAGCATTCCTTCTTCTGCTTTGTCAGACTCAGCATTTCCTAGTGAGAAAGGAGCTAGCCAGGTCCCCAGTGGCACAACACCACATTCCATTTATTCTGTCTCCCTTCAAGAAAGTACTATGGATGTGGGGGGACCACAGGACCATGACCTTCCCACAGATAATTCTGTCCCTGTAAGCAGGGAGCAGGATCTCACACCACCAGAAAAACTGCAATCTAAGGGAGCATCTTTCGAGTTCCCAAGTAAGAGCCCTGTGGATCACAGGGAAGAAAGTGGCAGTTTGGGATCCTGTGTTGCCTTTCCCATGCAGGGATCAGATCCTTGGAAGGGCCATCCAGATGCCCCTGGTACTCAGAGAAGCCAGCTAGTGGAAGAGGATTCATCTCAGCCTGGAGATTCAGATTTGTGCTTGGCTGGAGCAAACCTCATTCCAGCTGCTAACAAGGAATCCAAGAAAAATGAGGAGCTGTCAGCTGAAGGGGAGGCATCTCCAAAAGATTTCCAAATAAGCTCTGAACAAACTAGGCAACCTTTGGTCAGTGACAGTTCAGGGGATCAGACACAAGCCACTCTTCCACCAGCAGCTTCAAGTATTATAGGTGTGTGTTCAAAACTGATGGGTTTGACAAGgaaatctgtttctgtttccaaaacTGCTTCTTCTGACCAATTGCCCAGTTCCTCAGCTCAGCCCGAGGATACCCTGACATTGGGAAAAAACACTGTCAGTGAAGCAAATAACTTCTTTGAGCCCAAAAAGCAGGAGAACACAGGTCTGGAATCTGGAGCTGATCCCATAGGAATGGTGCCTAAGGATAAATATCCAGGAATAAATATCCCTCTGGGTATATTCCAGCCTAAATTACCAAACAAGAGAAATCGTGTTTCCAGTGCACAGGACATAAATACAAAATCAGACAGAATAGAAGCCCCAGTTCcagcaaacagcagtgaaaCTCCAGGTAACAAGCCCAGCAGGCAGAACTTCAGTCCTTTCCAGTTCATAGCAGAAGAATTTCTCCCTGTGTGCCTGGAGGAAATGGATTCCAATGAATCTGTCAGCTCCGAACTCATGGAAAACGCTTGggatgataaaaataaaaaacaaaccccccacTCTGAAAAGGATGCATTTGAAGAGACAAAAACTTGCAACATGAAAAGAGCTTTAGGGCAAACTGAGGAGGATCCTCAAAGCCCGAAGAAGGCCAAGAGGGATCAACATGTGGATGCTGGGGCCTCTCAAGACTTGAAG GTGACTTTGGATGTTGTGCCTCAGGACCAGGCAGAAGCTGAAAAAGCTGCAGAGCCTTCAAATCTCTCAGCTAAAAGCCCTGGGTGTCCTcatgccagcaccagcagctgcctggatTCTGTGAAGGCTGACATAGAGTCAACAA tcCAGCGCAGCAGTCAGGTGGAATCCCAGCTTCTCACAGACAGcatttgtgaagaaaatttaTGGGAG AAATTTCAGAGTGGTGCTATCACGGTTGGGGAGTTTTTTACTCTCCTTCAAGTCCACGTTGTGATTCAGAAGCCCCGGCACAGCCAGCTTCCAGCCAGT TGTGCAGTCAGTGCACCTCCCACTGCAGAAGATCTCATCTACAGCCAGTACATCCACCGGCCCAAGCTGAGGATTTATGAGGAGGACTGCCAGGACCTGTCTCAGAAAATAGTGGA GTTAAAACCACATGTGACTGTCCTGGATCAGCCCCTGGTGAACGTGATCAGGAGTTTGTGGGAAGTAATGAGAACCTGCACTGATGAAGAG CTGAGTAAGTTTGGAGCAGAACTGAACAAGATGAAGTCCTGTTTCACCAAGGAGGCTAAAATCTTGTCTCACAATGAGAAGGAGACATTGTACAGGAAACTGCTGCAGAGTGCTGAG GAGCAATACAGAAAGCTCCAATCAAGAATAAAAAAGGTGGATGAATGGATGAAGGAGGCAGAGAGCTCCGTGGTTGCTCTGGAATCAG ATTCTTTTTGGGATGAAAAGGAAGctgactgcagtgctggaaCAGCAGGAGGGCAGAATGTCCAGGAAG AATTGCAAAGCATCACAGCCCAAGAAGAGGAACTTCTGAG AGAACTGTCACAGATGGATGCTGAGGATGAGCGTGATTTGGCTGAGATGGAGAAGCTCAAGAGCACTGAAAGGGCCTGCCTGGAAATCCTGAAGAAATATGA cttCACTGAGTGGGAGTTGATGGAATGGAGTGAGCAGCAAGCtgtctttaatttcctttatgattctgtgacactCACAGTTGTGTTTGGACCCCCAATAG